The proteins below are encoded in one region of Silene latifolia isolate original U9 population chromosome 2, ASM4854445v1, whole genome shotgun sequence:
- the LOC141640797 gene encoding uncharacterized protein LOC141640797 yields the protein MPFSLVFSAEAVIPSEVLVPTHRYGCLTAERNQIEMTRSLDTVGELRESAYIRMASYKQSVARTYNKNVNIRTLAVGDLVLRRVFENTKNQKAGKFVYKWEGLYQVESIVGNGAYKLMTMQGQILHKPWNIRLLRQYFV from the coding sequence ATGCCGTTCAGTCTGGTATTCAGTGCAGAAGCCGtaattccatcagaagttctggTACCAACGCACAGATATGGGTGCTTGACAGCAGAGCGGAATCAAATAGAAATGACCAGAAGTCTGGACACAGTTGGCGAACTACGAGAAAGTGCTTACATACGCATGGCATCATATAAGCAGTCCGTAGCAAGAACGTATAACAAGAACGTCAACATAAGGACCCTCGCAGTAGGGGACCTAGTACTCAGAAGGGTGTTTGAAAACACCAAGAATCAGAAGGCAGGAAAATTTGTTTACAAATGGGAAGGACTATACCAGGTTGAAAGCATTGTTGGGAATGGGGCATACAAGTTGATGACCATGCAGGGTCAAATCCTGCACAAACCCTGGAACATTCGCCTTCTGAGACagtactttgtctga